The nucleotide window CCAGAGAAAGCCGGCCTGGCTGATACCCTCTGGGATGAATGGCGGTTCCCTCCTGGCCATATAGCAATGTCCATGGCAGAGCAAGCTGGGTGAGAGTGAAGGAAGTCGGTAGAAGGAGAAGGGCTCAGGCATGAGAAATTTATAGCGGAGTCTGAAATTGGAAACACTCtaacatctattttttttcccttggggttgtatatatagatatattttctaCTCTTAACTCTCCTTATATTGCAACATAACATGATAAGCTAGTTGCCCCAAGTCCCAAAGTAGGTAAGACACAAATGTAAGTACTTTtccaactaacaacaacaacaatactggAGGCAGAAAGGGTTATTTTCAATATTGCATTTATTCAAAAGCACATAAATATGGTATATAGTACATGATATAATGGAAACAGTATAAAACTTGAATAATAAAAGACTCTACTAAGAAAGAAATATTGTTCATGAAGATATTTGTACCCACCCAAGTCAGAGCCCCTCATTTACATTACAGCAGCATGGAGGCAGGGCATCGAAGCCGGGATACAAGTTACATTCGTCACAGCACTGGAGGGCGGGATAAGACCCAGTGGTGAGGGCCGCACTGACCTTGTCCGGGGTGACCATGgctggattattttttaaagccaaaCAAACAGGTACCTTTGGCATGCTTAAGAAAAGACATACACAGAACATAGGATTAGAATTTTTCTTCTTAGTCCACCTGTTACAACTGTCAGGGGGATCTGGAGAATTTGGGCCTGGAACCAATCAAACCCATGACACCAGCCCGAGATGAAAGCAACTCTGCCTTCTTCTCAAGTTCCTGTCCAACCCCTTCCTCTCCTAAGAGTGCCAGAAATGTAAGATCAGGTTCCAGCAAATGAGGGAGTGAGTTGCAAGTGCGGGTCACCCAGGTGATCACTGCAAGTCCGCCAAGTGCAGAGCACAACCCAGGAGGGTGCCAAGTCAGCCACCCCTGGGTGCTGGGAGTTACCTTCCTGCTCACAGACTGAACTTCCCTAGAATGGGAATGCGACTGCTgcttttttttgtattattctcCCCACTTATCACGTAAAGAATCTGAGACATGGAGAAGCACAGTGACTTGATCAAACACATACAAGTAGAGGAGGAGCTGGAAATAAAAACCAGGGCATTCAAAGCCTGATGCAGGACTCTGCTCAACACACACGCTGTCTCCTGGGAACGTTAGTGCGTGGGAACACCACGGCTTCTGGCGACCAGTCTTGCCCATATTTGAAGGCTCCTTTCCCCCGAACTTAACCCTCCCTTTTCAGATCTACACTCCCTGGTGAGGCAAAGCCCAGGATCTTCACACAACTCAGCTTCCCCAGGGTCCTACAGGCCCATCCCACTGTGCCCAGAGCCAAGGACCTGCTGAGAGCTCCCCCACTCAGGCGGGGGGAACATCAGCTTAGCTCATCCTCTGAGTGAGCAGAGGCAGACTCAGTCACACCATCTTCAGTCTGCAGTCCTGTGGGATCAACCCGCTGAGGGTGAGGGAAGGCAAGGGAGGGCAAAGCAGCGCAGACCCAGCAGCTGAGAACATTCTCCTTGTGAGCTCACAGCCCCAGACCGAAAGGGGTAGAAAGCCAGATTCTACCCTCCGTGCCTCGGTCCTCTCAAACCCTCCCACTGTTCCTGACCTCACCCAGGGTGCGGCCATAGGGCCGGGGATGATCCCGCTCAAGCACGGAGCCCCAGGATCCCATGTGAGGGGGTGTTAGCCCTTCTTACCACATCACTCACTTCAGTGCGTTGGCTACTTTGTAGTAAAGACAGATGACGACAGCCATCAGAATGAGCATGGCCAACAGGATAGCGCCACCAATGCAGAACATAATTATCGCGTTAACTTTGGAGCTTTTATCTAGGCAGAGAAGTACAGGCAAGCAGTGAATGTGGCTTCCCTCCCCACAGTCACTTAGCAACCACAATATGCTTCCTTCAGTGGAAGAAGAATGAACCCAATGCTTGTAAAGCACAAATGAGTCTTCCTAGGGGGGTGCCCAGGACCATAAGTGGGCCCAGAGATGGGGAAAAAGGTTCATTTCTAAGTGAGATGGGACTGAAATATAaagtccagaaagaaagaaggaaagacagtGGGAagaatctttttctctctttcacatGCAGCAAAGTGCATCTGTAAATAACAAACCTGCTTACATTGGAGCAAATGGTTTTACTTCCAAACATCTGGGCCTCCAGGTTCACTTTCAGAGTCACCTCTGTTCACTTTCAGAGTCAGAATTAAACCCCTGCTGTACATTAGGCTTAAAAATCGCCGACAGCAATTATTAAGGGAACAGCTTTCTTTAAATGTTATGTTCATTAATCTTAAGACTATACTTATCTCTTTTGTAAGAGATACGTGTTTCAGGGAAAGGAAGTTTTTCCATTCTTCCTCTGACAACTGCCAATTTTCTCCTGAAACCTAAATCTTTCCAGGAAGTCCAAGTTATGTGGAATAAACAGTTTATTTAATCTAACGCCCTTAAACTGGGGTAAAGTGACCCGGAAGAGAGAATGAAACCATCCAACCACCAAAGCATACTTACGAGAATCTAAGTCGTCAAAGCTGGATGAAGGCTGACAGTAAAAAAagattacaattaaaataaacttgagGGAACAGTACATCTTATCAGGGATTTCTCAAGCGTTTAATTTGAGGAAGAAAATTCTAACTGTCCCTGTTAGGAGTAATTGAGATGTAAGTTTGAAGAGGTCACTTTAGAAGTGCAGCCTCCACCAGAGCAGAATGGAGAATCAACTGTCCAGCTCCAACTTCTGTGCCAATCAGGCCATACTCTGTGTGACATCAACTCTTTGGACATTAGCTCTCTTTCATGGAGTTCTGAATTCCATTCCATGTTCGGATATACTGTGGCACCAATGGACATGTAAATGCCCAAAtactattttaaatcatttcattTCAATATCACATTTTCAGGTTCTGTTTCTCTCAGAGGACTTTTTTAAGGTTTGACTGTTAATCAAAAGCAAATCTGGGGGTTCAATATAATAAAAAGACAGTGATGTGGGGTGGCTAATATCTAAAAATGCTCAATATTTCTAAAAGTACAATTATAAAAGTCTGCTTAGACTCTGTTTTAGCAATACAAGGAAATAGTATATACTTATAGCCACTTAATAGAATTCAGATTTAAgttcactggaggagggcatggcaacccactccagtattcttgcccggagattcccatggacagaggagcctggtgggctacggtccatggagtcacaaagagttgaacatgactgaagcaacttagcaagtaTAGGTTCACTGACTTCAAAATATTATATACTTTATGGTTAAGCCAAAAAGATTTCAAAAAGCAATTTGGATATCAGGGTATCTTTTAAATCAGGATTCTATGATTTCAAGGTACTCACACCAGCAAAGATGGTTCcattaaatgaaagaattaatTTAACTATGAAGAGTTAGTCCTTGCTGCTCTGGCTAAACCCTGCATGAGGTTACAAACAGCAAGAGAGTTATCACCAAAAATGGTGGCATAAGATCtctgaaaattttcttctttataaaagcaatgaaaatctgaccaaaaaaaaaaaaaaacctgtcagaATCAGGTTTTTCTGACTTTGAATACTAACTATAAGCTTTCAGCAGCTCAAGGAATATTTAAGAACTGAATTTCAGTATGAACAGCATGCTAGCATGCTTTGTAGCACTGTTTCATCATTCATTCTCCAGCTCCATGGAAGCCTTACTTTCAACAGCCCTGATTCCAATGCAGCCAACCAGATGGAGCAGAATAGAAGCAGAGCTCTTTCAAAGCCTCATTCCAAAGAACTGTCATTATCTGACTCATCTGCTGTTTTTCTGAAAGACCTCGCTTGCAAAAGCTATCTATATTTGACCCAACTTGGAGTCCACTCAGTGCAAGAAGTCTTCTCACAGAAATTCTGGCAAAAAGTTTTCACTTCCTGGCTCTCTGAGCAGTGGATAATATTTGGGGCAAATGATTGTTGTCAgtcagttgcaaagtcatgtctgactctgtgatcctatggactgtagcatgccaggctcctctgtcctccagtctcccagagttagctcatattcatgtccattgagtcagtgatctcatcctctgtcatccccttctcctcctgtcttcaatagttcccagcatcggggtcttttccaacaagttggctctttgcattaggtagtcaaactattggagcttcagcttcagcaaccgtcttttcaatgaacattcagggttgatttcctttaggattgactggtttgatcttcttacagtccaagggatgctcaagagtcttctccagcaccatatttgaaagcatcaattctttggtgcttagccttctttatggaaaaAATGGTGAATTAGATCCATAGAGGTTTTGAACAAATCTAAAGCCTGTGCACATATGTAGAGCTGTGTGCATGCAGAGTTATGAGTATTCTCCAGAAGGACAGGAGATGGCCCTGTGCATTATATCCCAGCTGACCTTTTTCCAAGCAGGAAATTGAAGGTAAAAGCAGTTTTCAATTTCTTGGATACTACTGAAGGCATGCTCCAGTATGCACACAGAGCCCCTCATGAAAGACTGGGCAGTATACTGgatcccggtggctcagatggtaaagaggctgcctgcagtgcaggagacctggggtggattcctgggttggggagattccctggaggaggaaatggcaacccattccagtatccttgcttggaaaatttcattgacagaggagcctggcaggctacagtccatggggtcgcaaggagtcagacacgactgagcgacttcacctgtCCAATCATTAGCTGCCTATTAAGCTAATCAATAAAGACTTCAGTGTTCACACATGACAAAGAATACCGACTTTACACAGAATTAGTTGAGAAAAGTCACTAAACAAGTATAACAAAACTTGGAGAATGGAGAGAACCTGATTTCCAGAGTTACCATACTGTATTACAGTGTTTTATCTTGCTTTTGAGGAATAGGGAGGACACAGCATGTgacctaaccagggactgaactcaggccaTGTGataaaagcctggaatcctaaccactaggccatcaGGGAACTCTATGTTATTTTAAATGCGCAATTTTCAATAAAAGGCAagacatgcaaagaaacaggaaagtatgGCCCATAAAATGAGAAGGAGGCAAGAAATCAGTAAAAACTTTCCCTGAAGAAGCCCAGGTGTTGGCACTGCTTGACAAAGACTTTAAATCAGCTATTTCAAACATGTTTAAACAtaccaccggagaaggcaatggtaccccactccagtactcttgcctggaaaatcccatggacggagtgcctggcgggctgcagtccatggggtcgcgaagagtcggacacgactgagggaattcactttcacttttcactttcatgcattggagaaggaaatggcaacccactccagtgttcttgcctggagaatcccagggacgggggagcctggtgggctgccgtctatggggtcgcacagagtcagacatgactgaagcgacttagcagcagcaaacacacCACTTCTAAAGAACTAAAGGAAAGTAtgagaataggaaaaaaagaaaaattcactggAGGGGTTCAACAAATGATTTGAGCAGGCAGAAGAAGGAACTAGTAGGTTTGAAGATAGGTCAATTGAGATTATCCagtctgaggaacagaaagaaaaaataagctaAATGAATATGAACCTCCAATTTCCACTCCAAAACGTAGAGAGTTTGGGAACTGTTAtcctcaaaacaagaaaaaaatcataacaaaTGGAAAACCAAGTCTTCTTAAGTAAACAAGAGAATTGAAGTCACAGGGAAAATagccacccctcctccccaagggcttccctgtggctcagctggtaaagaatccacctgcaatgcaggagacctgggtttgatccctgggttgggaagatctcctggagaagggaaaggctacccactccgtattctggcctggagaattcagtccatggggtcac belongs to Capricornis sumatraensis isolate serow.1 chromosome 23, serow.2, whole genome shotgun sequence and includes:
- the LOC138070225 gene encoding protein FAM24B-like, which codes for MFCIGGAILLAMLILMAVVICLYYKVANALNMPKVPVCLALKNNPAMVTPDKVSAALTTGSYPALQCCDECNLYPGFDALPPCCCNVNEGL